From the Mycobacterium sp. 155 genome, the window TGGCCGGGGGCACTTCGACAGCTGCAATCTCTGCATCGGTCACCCCGGGGGAATACAAAGGGTTCCAGGGGTTCTCACCGTTGCGCTGCTGCGCGAGGTAGCGTCGCGCGCCTGTGACGCTGAGATCTGCCAGTGCCTCGCGGGTCTTCCGGTCGCGGATCACCACCACCCGAGTGCCCTGCCGGTTGCCGCCGCTGGGGGCGAACCGGGCGTTGTCCAGTATGCGTTCCAGCACGTCATCGGGCATCGGGTCGGCCGTGAACTGACGGGTGGCGCCGGTGGTACGCATGACGTCGTAGATCTCCATGCTCCATCTATCTCACATATGCAATCGTGAAGATATGGCGAAGACACATCTCAATTGCCCGTGCGGTGAGGCGATCACCGGAACCGACGAGGACGATCTTGTCGAGAAGGCGCAGGCGCATCTGGCCGAGGCGCACCCCGGACGTGAGTACGACCGGGACATGATCCTCTTCATGGCCTACTGACCAGTCCAGACAAAATTCCCGGCCGCCGGCCGATGGCCAGCGACCGGGAATTCCGTTCCCCATTTTCCGTGATGTGGTCAGGGCACCACCGTCGAACCGATGGTGGGCATGAACTGGCATTGCTTCTCAGTGGTCGAGACCTGGCCGAAGATCGTCGAGATGATGCTGCCTGAGCCGGTGTCGGCCACGGCGGTTAACGTCGTCGGGCCTTGTGGGTTGATGTCCGAACGCGGCTTGAGCGTCGCGCTGCCGGACTTGCCGGTGGTCAGGTTCACCCAGGTGACGTTCAGCGGCAGCTTCTGCTCATCTGCCGGTCCCGGAGTGCCGATCGCGGTGAAGACGTAAGCGGTCTGGCCCGGCCCGGGGCCCGGTGTCGGGATCTTGGCGGGACCGGCAACTGAAATTGCCGTCGCCAGAACGTTTCCGCCGTCCTTCAGACATCCATTGCTGATCGACGGGTACATGAAGTCCTGGGTCACCGGGCTTTCCGGCCCGAATCCCGGTGCGGCTGCGGCTGCGGGAGCCGCAGCAGGGCCCGGTGCGGGGTCGGGTGCTGGAGCCGGTGCCGCTTCGGGACCGGGAGCTGGTGCCGGTGCTGCTTCGGGAGCTGGCGCCGCCTCAGGTGCCGGTGCTGCTTCGGGCGCGGGTGCTGCTTCGGGAGCTGGTGCCGCCTCGGGTGCGGCCAACTGAGCCGGCCCGACCGCATTGGCGGGGTCGACGCCCGTCGGCAGATGAGCCTCCGGGCCCGCGCCGGCGCCGGGCACGTGCGCTGCCGGCGCCGCGGCGGCGGGCTCGGCGACGAAATGGTTGACCGCGGTTGCGACATTGCGGGAGTCATCGGGTGCCGACTTGTTGGCCGCAAAGGCTTGCGCGGCTGCCATCAGCAATTGCGCAGCACCCGCAGGGTCCGCCGCGGCCTGCTGGATGACAGGGCTCAGGCTCTGCACCGCCGACAGGCCCGGTGCCTGCACACCGTCGATCGGCAGCGGCGCCGGATCGGCATGCGCCACGCCGCTGCCGAGCAGTACGACGGCCGACGCTGCGATTCCAGCGGCGGTGGCGAACAACGTTTT encodes:
- a CDS encoding DUF1059 domain-containing protein — protein: MAKTHLNCPCGEAITGTDEDDLVEKAQAHLAEAHPGREYDRDMILFMAY